From a single Okeanomitos corallinicola TIOX110 genomic region:
- a CDS encoding PAS domain-containing protein — translation MDHLSETIITSSDHQPNINETETLKQEIHSLRQKVNKLEQELAYLRKLDTHDKKIDQHQDINQESEGQSVEIELQEKTNLLQLILNSISDGVIVADKEGKCVIVNPAASKMYGSNSTQTQSEESSQHYELFRPDQIMPFPTVKIPLLRTLNGESFDNLEVFSQHEQDQEGMWTIVNGTPLVDDQGKIHGGVIVCRNVTERKQVEEQLRQREEFLQSIYITAEVGIFVIDVTKTREFRMFSFNPLIEKITGLTTQQVQGKTAFEVFGEETGLRFEETYQQCMRAGTTISYEESVHFNEETRWFLTTLSPSKNDQGEIYRLIGTNTEITERKKTEKELLEVKNLYQQILDSIPDFVLCKGAESRIIYANKAFRDYYAMTMEQLQAIIDAPFNNPDYTQQYVKDDAYVFNTGKTMLLEEPVTRHDGVVHTFSTIKNAIFDIEGRVIQTVGISRDITDRKQAEIALQQKTNELEKALIELQHTQMQMIQSEKMSSLGQMVAGVAHEINNPVNFIHGNLDHIEGYTQDLLNLIKLYQQRYPEPSSEIQAEIEAIDLEFITEDMIKVLQSMRLGTNRIREIVLSLRNFSRLDEAEVKNVNLHEGIDSTITILDNRLKAKSERPKIQLIKNYGNLPLVECYVGQLNQVFMNIISNAIDAIEQKYSDCQYQQEKQETGYIKISTEKSSDNRVKIIITDNGIGIPESVVVSIFNPFYTTKSIGKGTGLGLSISYQIVTEKHKGLLKCSSVEGKGTQFIIEIPTKVK, via the coding sequence TCTCAAGCAAGAAATACACTCATTGCGACAGAAAGTAAATAAGCTAGAACAGGAACTAGCGTATTTACGTAAGTTAGATACTCATGATAAAAAAATAGATCAACATCAAGATATAAATCAAGAAAGCGAAGGCCAATCTGTTGAAATAGAACTCCAAGAAAAAACCAATTTATTACAACTGATCCTTAATAGCATCAGTGATGGGGTCATTGTCGCTGATAAAGAGGGAAAATGTGTCATCGTGAACCCAGCAGCTTCTAAGATGTACGGTAGCAATAGTACACAAACCCAATCAGAGGAATCGTCACAGCATTATGAACTATTTCGTCCAGATCAGATTATGCCATTTCCAACAGTAAAAATTCCTCTATTACGTACCTTAAATGGTGAAAGTTTCGACAATCTAGAAGTATTTAGCCAACATGAGCAAGATCAAGAAGGAATGTGGACTATTGTTAATGGGACACCTCTTGTAGATGATCAAGGTAAGATTCACGGTGGTGTAATTGTTTGCCGGAATGTGACAGAACGCAAACAGGTAGAAGAACAACTGCGTCAACGAGAGGAATTTTTACAAAGTATCTATATAACAGCAGAAGTGGGTATTTTCGTCATAGATGTGACAAAAACACGTGAATTTCGCATGTTCAGTTTCAATCCATTAATTGAAAAAATTACTGGTTTGACTACTCAGCAGGTTCAGGGTAAAACTGCTTTTGAAGTATTTGGAGAAGAAACTGGACTTCGCTTTGAAGAAACCTATCAGCAGTGTATGCGAGCAGGAACTACTATCTCATACGAAGAGTCTGTTCACTTCAATGAAGAGACACGATGGTTTTTGACAACACTGTCTCCCTCCAAAAATGACCAAGGAGAAATTTATAGACTTATTGGCACTAATACGGAAATAACAGAGCGTAAAAAGACTGAAAAGGAATTATTAGAAGTAAAAAATCTCTATCAACAAATCCTCGATTCCATTCCAGATTTTGTTCTCTGTAAAGGTGCAGAATCACGTATTATCTATGCTAATAAAGCATTTCGTGATTACTATGCCATGACTATGGAACAGCTGCAAGCAATTATTGATGCTCCATTCAATAATCCCGATTATACACAGCAATATGTTAAAGATGATGCTTACGTTTTCAATACTGGCAAAACTATGTTATTGGAAGAACCTGTTACCCGCCATGATGGAGTAGTTCATACTTTCAGCACCATTAAAAACGCAATCTTTGATATAGAAGGGCGTGTAATTCAAACTGTAGGAATTTCACGAGATATTACTGATCGAAAACAAGCTGAAATAGCTTTACAACAAAAGACAAATGAACTTGAAAAAGCTTTGATAGAACTGCAACATACCCAAATGCAAATGATTCAGAGCGAGAAAATGTCGAGTTTAGGGCAAATGGTAGCAGGTGTAGCCCATGAAATTAATAATCCCGTTAACTTTATTCATGGTAATTTAGATCATATTGAAGGATACACCCAAGATTTATTAAACTTAATCAAGTTATATCAGCAACGCTATCCTGAACCATCATCAGAAATACAAGCAGAAATAGAAGCAATTGATCTAGAATTTATAACTGAAGATATGATAAAAGTGCTTCAGTCCATGCGATTAGGTACTAACCGGATTCGGGAAATTGTTCTTTCTCTACGTAACTTTTCTCGGTTAGATGAAGCAGAAGTCAAGAATGTGAATCTACATGAAGGTATTGATAGTACCATTACTATTCTGGACAACAGGTTGAAAGCAAAATCAGAACGTCCTAAGATTCAATTGATTAAGAACTATGGCAATTTACCACTGGTAGAATGCTATGTAGGGCAACTGAATCAAGTGTTTATGAACATAATTAGCAATGCTATTGATGCCATAGAACAAAAATATAGCGATTGCCAATATCAACAAGAGAAACAAGAAACTGGTTATATTAAAATTTCCACAGAAAAGTCTAGTGACAATCGAGTAAAAATTATCATTACTGACAATGGAATAGGAATTCCAGAATCAGTGGTGGTAAGTATTTTTAACCCTTTCTACACAACTAAATCTATAGGTAAAGGGACTGGACTTGGACTTTCTATTAGCTATCAAATAGTTACAGAAAAACACAAGGGCTTGTTAAAATGTTCCTCTGTGGAAGGAAAAGGTACTCAGTTTATAATTGAGATTCCGACTAAAGTCAAATAA
- a CDS encoding alpha-ketoacid dehydrogenase subunit beta codes for MAETLFFNALREAIDEEMSRDSSVFILGEDVGHYGGSYKVTKDLCNKYGDLRVLDTPIAENSFTGLAVGAAMTGLRPIIEGMNMGFLLLAFNQISNNAGMLRYTSGGNFKIPMVIRGPGGVGKQLGAEHSQRLEAYFQAVPGLKIVACSTPYNAKGLLKAAIRDDNPVLFFEHVLLYNLKENLPEEEYVLPLDKAEVVRSGKDVTILTYSRMRYHVLQAVKTLEKQGYDPEVIDLISLKPLDFDTIGASIRKTHRVIVVEECMRTGGIGAELTASINDRLFDELDAPVLRLSSQDIPTPYNGNLERLTIVQPEQIVEAVQKMVAARV; via the coding sequence ATGGCAGAAACACTATTTTTCAACGCTCTCCGGGAAGCAATTGATGAAGAAATGTCCCGCGACTCTAGCGTATTTATCTTAGGCGAAGACGTAGGACACTACGGCGGTTCTTATAAAGTAACTAAAGACCTGTGCAACAAGTATGGTGATCTGCGAGTTCTAGACACACCCATTGCCGAAAATAGCTTTACAGGCTTGGCTGTAGGAGCAGCAATGACAGGATTAAGACCTATCATCGAAGGGATGAATATGGGCTTTTTGCTCCTAGCATTTAACCAAATTTCTAACAATGCGGGTATGTTACGCTACACATCTGGTGGTAACTTTAAAATCCCGATGGTAATTCGTGGCCCTGGGGGTGTGGGAAAACAACTAGGTGCAGAACACTCTCAACGACTAGAAGCATATTTTCAAGCAGTTCCAGGATTAAAAATCGTCGCTTGTTCCACACCATATAACGCTAAAGGGTTACTGAAAGCCGCCATCCGCGATGATAACCCAGTCTTGTTCTTTGAACACGTTTTACTTTACAACTTAAAAGAAAATCTACCAGAAGAAGAATATGTACTACCACTAGATAAGGCGGAAGTAGTACGTTCTGGAAAAGACGTGACAATCTTGACCTATTCACGAATGCGGTATCATGTCCTGCAAGCGGTGAAAACCTTGGAAAAACAAGGATATGATCCAGAAGTTATTGATCTAATCTCCCTCAAACCTCTAGATTTTGATACTATCGGTGCTTCCATTCGCAAAACCCACCGTGTCATTGTGGTCGAAGAATGTATGAGAACTGGAGGGATAGGTGCAGAGTTAACCGCTTCCATCAATGATAGATTATTTGATGAGTTAGACGCGCCTGTACTGCGGTTATCTTCCCAAGATATTCCCACACCTTACAACGGTAATTTAGAACGGTTGACCATTGTCCAACCAGAGCAAATTGTCGAAGCTGTCCAGAAGATGGTAGCTGCGCGAGTTTAG
- a CDS encoding helix-turn-helix transcriptional regulator: MGLVRLRIKEFAAQKSWTLKEVSDRSGIAYTTLKNYAKSPGLASVDVTSLHKLARLFDVMIEDLYEIVQE; the protein is encoded by the coding sequence ATGGGTTTGGTGAGGTTGCGGATTAAAGAATTTGCGGCTCAGAAGAGTTGGACGTTAAAAGAAGTTTCTGATCGTTCAGGAATTGCATACACCACGCTCAAAAATTATGCTAAGTCCCCAGGCTTGGCCTCAGTGGATGTGACATCTCTTCATAAATTGGCACGCCTATTTGATGTTATGATAGAAGATTTGTATGAGATAGTTCAGGAATAG
- a CDS encoding cytotoxic translational repressor of toxin-antitoxin stability system produces the protein MEVEVRYAKSFLADLKSLEPVAYERVYNFVFVEFTENKWHLHNLPKLRQLDEQGIFYRFTIDNYLIGIEIRGELVKFLRVLPMPDV, from the coding sequence CTGGAAGTAGAAGTCCGCTACGCAAAGTCTTTTTTGGCAGACCTAAAAAGTTTAGAACCCGTGGCCTATGAACGGGTCTACAATTTTGTATTTGTTGAATTTACAGAAAATAAATGGCATTTGCACAACCTACCAAAGCTGCGACAGCTAGATGAGCAAGGTATTTTTTATCGTTTTACTATAGATAATTATCTCATAGGTATAGAAATTAGGGGGGAATTAGTGAAATTCTTACGTGTCCTTCCTATGCCAGATGTGTGA
- a CDS encoding ABC transporter ATP-binding protein: MVNNIESPQLPLLAATGLNKTFGGIQAVKDAKIEVNKSSITGLIGPNGAGKTTLFNLLSNFIRPDQGKVIFDGEPIHNLQPFQIAQQGLIRTFQVAKTLSRLSVLENMLLAAQKQTGENFWQVQFQHHIVAREERELKERAMFLLESVGLETKANDYAGGLSGGQRKLLEMGRALMTNPKLILLDEPAAGVNPRLIDDICDRILKWNREDGLTFLIIEHNMDVIMSLCDRVWVLAEGQNLAVGTPTEIQTNTQVLEAYLGQ; encoded by the coding sequence ATGGTAAATAATATTGAATCTCCTCAACTACCCCTATTAGCTGCTACCGGACTAAATAAAACTTTTGGTGGGATCCAAGCCGTTAAAGATGCAAAAATAGAAGTTAATAAAAGTAGTATTACTGGTTTAATTGGTCCCAACGGTGCTGGGAAAACGACTTTATTTAATTTACTTTCTAATTTTATTCGTCCAGATCAAGGAAAGGTAATTTTTGATGGTGAACCTATCCACAATTTACAACCATTTCAAATTGCCCAACAAGGTTTAATTCGTACTTTTCAAGTAGCAAAAACTCTATCGCGTTTATCGGTTTTAGAAAATATGCTGTTAGCAGCACAAAAACAAACCGGGGAGAATTTTTGGCAAGTTCAATTTCAGCATCATATTGTTGCCAGAGAAGAAAGAGAACTGAAAGAAAGAGCGATGTTTTTGTTAGAATCTGTAGGATTAGAAACAAAAGCAAATGATTATGCCGGTGGTTTATCTGGTGGACAGCGTAAACTGTTAGAAATGGGTAGGGCTTTAATGACTAATCCTAAGTTAATCTTATTAGATGAACCTGCTGCGGGTGTCAATCCGCGATTAATTGATGATATTTGCGATCGCATTCTCAAATGGAACAGAGAAGACGGGTTAACTTTTCTCATTATTGAACACAATATGGATGTAATTATGTCTTTGTGCGATCGCGTATGGGTACTAGCAGAAGGACAAAATTTAGCCGTTGGTACTCCCACAGAAATTCAAACCAATACCCAAGTTTTAGAAGCTTATTTAGGACAATAA
- a CDS encoding branched-chain amino acid ABC transporter permease — translation MIEYLIFLAISAATFALFGLGLNLQWGFTGLINFGHIAFMTLGAYTTVLLSLKGVPLLFSAIAGAIVAALLGLVIGFATLRLREDYLGIVTIGTGELIRLVINNQELPVGDRWVSGAFGVQSYTIPLSTSPNLFVRFLMIGILTLLTIITLFSLWRWVKTAHNSANVSLKKEFISRLVVGIILGLLSVAIDISGTLGLYNYNPKAGLMLLALLVLAFVFWRLEFLVNSPWGRVLKAIREDEEIPKALGKNVFWYKLQSLMLGGAIAGVAGAFFAWQLSAIYPDNFQPQLTFDGWIMIILGGSGNNIGAILGSVIYFAYDALTREFLPKIKIIRLDAERIGAFRIMFIGLILMVLMIWRPQGILGKKEELTLSK, via the coding sequence ATGATTGAATACCTGATTTTTCTGGCTATTTCTGCCGCCACTTTTGCTTTGTTTGGGCTGGGACTAAATTTACAATGGGGTTTTACCGGATTAATTAATTTTGGTCATATTGCTTTTATGACTTTGGGCGCGTACACTACGGTGTTGCTAAGTTTAAAGGGTGTACCTCTATTATTCTCTGCTATTGCTGGGGCAATTGTGGCAGCTTTGTTGGGTTTGGTGATTGGTTTTGCCACTTTGCGCTTACGGGAAGATTATCTGGGTATTGTTACTATTGGTACAGGAGAGTTAATTAGATTGGTGATCAATAACCAGGAGTTACCAGTGGGCGATCGCTGGGTGTCTGGTGCTTTTGGTGTCCAAAGTTATACTATTCCTCTGAGTACAAGCCCTAATTTATTTGTCCGATTTTTGATGATTGGGATACTTACTTTACTGACAATTATCACTTTATTCTCTCTCTGGCGTTGGGTGAAAACTGCTCACAATTCTGCCAATGTTTCTCTGAAAAAAGAATTTATTTCTCGGTTGGTAGTAGGTATTATTCTGGGTTTATTATCAGTTGCCATTGATATCTCTGGCACATTGGGACTGTATAATTACAATCCGAAAGCAGGTTTAATGTTGTTGGCTTTATTAGTATTAGCTTTCGTATTCTGGCGGTTAGAATTTTTAGTTAATTCTCCCTGGGGACGCGTTCTTAAAGCTATCCGCGAAGATGAAGAAATACCCAAAGCTTTGGGTAAAAATGTTTTTTGGTACAAGTTACAATCTTTAATGTTGGGTGGTGCGATCGCAGGTGTTGCTGGTGCTTTCTTTGCTTGGCAACTAAGCGCAATTTATCCTGATAATTTTCAACCACAACTTACCTTTGATGGTTGGATTATGATTATTTTAGGCGGTTCTGGGAATAATATTGGCGCGATTTTAGGTTCAGTTATTTATTTCGCCTATGATGCTTTAACCAGGGAATTCTTACCAAAAATAAAAATTATTCGTCTAGATGCAGAAAGAATCGGTGCTTTTAGAATTATGTTTATCGGTCTAATTCTGATGGTATTAATGATTTGGCGACCTCAAGGTATTCTAGGTAAAAAGGAAGAACTTACTTTGAGTAAATAG